A region of the Megalops cyprinoides isolate fMegCyp1 chromosome 21, fMegCyp1.pri, whole genome shotgun sequence genome:
tatctaCTTACAGAGCTAGGTTGTTACTAAGGCAGTTCTAAGTTACTAAGGCTCATTAACAGTATTCCACACTGAAGAGTGTTAAATAGAAGTGGCTTAGTCAGTAAAGGCATTCACTACTAGTGCTCACTGAGCCTGACTGCGTAACACACCACAGGTCAGAGCCTGGACTTTGTCACTAGACAACAGTGGCTGGCAGTCGACGGTGGCAGAGCGCCTTTGGCTCCACTCTTCCAGGGTAGGGTGGGTTTGCACTTACCAGGGCTCCTCGTCACAGTGCTCATAAGCTTCTGTGAGTCGCTGAGGTGAAAAAGATAACCGATTCCTGTGGGCAAGTGCATTAAACTGGCCTCACTTCAGTACTCCAGCACAGTATAGTGGGGAGGTGAGCTTAAGacaaatttatttcaaagttagtgtgaaaagggggaaaaataataTCTATACATAAGTTTTTGTATAAATATACTCATATAATTTGAAAGTTTATCAAGCAGTGTCAGGTAGACAGAACACTGGACACAGCATGCAAAATCACCACCATTTCTAACATGTTTCAGGTTCCAGTTCAGGTATGACTATGCCTGGACCCCTGTGATTGGTAACACATACGGCACAGAGCTGGAAATGATGCTGTTTGAGGGTGAGGCCATCATCCAGGTTTCAGGGAAATACCAACACTACATCGAGTCGTTGATGTTCGTCACCAACAGAGGGCGATCTCTCATTGCTGGAGCGCCGTCTGGGTGGTCCTTCAACTTCTACCCCACCCACAGTGGGAGTGAGCTCCGCCTCCTCAGTGGCCGTGTCCATGGGGGCATCACCTCCATTGGTGCGCACTGGGGGATGGTCTACAGCATGGAAAACGCCACTATGCACACATGAAAGGAAACCTTCTCCAGCACTTCATgctttgctttaaaatgcactttcttctaaaaagtaatatttcccatttctgatattttctttcaaataGAATCCCCAATTATGCATTTAGTGTAATTGCTTCTGCCCTCTAAATACAAATTactcatttgctgttttttttttttgttgaaaaaataaaactcttgtCAAACTGTACAATTAGCGCAGAATGTCACtttcttaattaattaactgattACATGCAAAATCATGAATATGTGTTTCCAGGAAAATAACTTGTGATATTACAAATAGTAACTGTATGTTCATAATTTTAACATGGTATCTGAGAAGTGAAAGTGAGACATAGCTAAACATTGGTAGCAAGGTGAAGActtcttgtttaaaaataaatataaaatacatatatgaaatatataaacacacacacaaggtatGTACAAACTGCCAAagacactgagacagaaaaaTACTGGACCTAATGATACATAAAGGGTAGGTACAAACTGAAACTGAAGAACGAGCTGAAGAACGAGCATTTCGGGTCAAACAGCCATAGACCCACTTTCAGTACTTaagataaaaacacagagcagccacCTTCACATAAGTAACTGATATGCAAAACAAAGTAACAAGATACTTTTGTTTGTTCACTAAACCCACTCTGCCTGCCTTTGAAGTtgcatggaaaaataacaactttgtagacacacacacacacacacacacatacacaaacatacactttATAGCATGATATAGCATAACATTATAAACATGGGCAATCAGTCACTTGTTTTGctcacatattaaaaaaaaaagaaattatgtcAAATTTTGCTTTTACCACAAATACACAGAGCAACAACactttttgcaaatattttttccaaaataaaacgATTACATCTATTCACACAGTGACTGTTTTTGGCATCCTCCTCTGACACTGAAAAGGTGCCTCCTGTATTTATGAGACTCTGGCACATCCCAGGCACATTTCCACTGCTAGAAGAATTTGTCCAGCTCCTTTAGATTGTTTTGGTGGCACTGTGCTTtgtaaaatgctttttgaaCAGCGGATTTCAAACCACAGGTGTTCTACAGTGTATGAATTAGGTCTAGAGATTGCCATGGTCCATCCAAAAGGCTGATTTTTGCCATCTCTGAATGATTTCATTGCATCATTATCATGCTGTGTGATTTTTCAACCAAGCCTCACATTTTTAACCAAAATATCACAGTATACATCTGAACCCATGTTCCCCCTGGTGTTTAAAAAGGCACTGGGATGGGATCCGATGATGTAATTCCACCTAAAGTAAAACAGCCATATTTTACTTTAGGTggaattacatttattcttcTCAACATGAACTTCATCTTTTCAGAACCAACAAGACTAATTATGAGCATGCCAGCAAAGCTCGATTTTTGGTGTCATCTAACTACAAAGCATAGTCTCATTAATGATTTCTAAATAGGCATCGTACTTGCAGATGATGCATCAGATTCATGCAGGCAGTGTGGAATGGCAGTCATATGTATAATAATCCTCCATTTCTCACACTTTCTTTGAGgtca
Encoded here:
- the LOC118796415 gene encoding zymogen granule membrane protein 16-like, giving the protein MLSILVLCLCLLVSVRASSLPQYYSYSSSVGSGSGSPYATTGEGRITAVRVWDSSYIRGFQFRYDYAWTPVIGNTYGTELEMMLFEGEAIIQVSGKYQHYIESLMFVTNRGRSLIAGAPSGWSFNFYPTHSGSELRLLSGRVHGGITSIGAHWGMVYSMENATMHT